DNA sequence from the Juglans microcarpa x Juglans regia isolate MS1-56 chromosome 5S, Jm3101_v1.0, whole genome shotgun sequence genome:
AAAGATGAAGATATCACTGATTTGATCAGACTCTTCCATCAGTGCTGAATATAGAGTATAATCAAATTTCGAGAGAGAGAATATATTCAAAGTAAGCTACTAACTTAAGGTGTTGAAGGTTTGAGCTTATAATCTAAATCAATTGAATTACTGAggattaatggagaacaaattACTGATCCGAAAGGTATTAAATGCATTCCttacttttcaaattattttctattaattgtTCAATATTACTTGGAAAgatctctaattaattagatcgatgaaataataaatgagattaaTGTTTATGCcttcataattacaaatatcttgtACTGTTATTAACGATTAGACCCACGTAATAATCACTtccaaaatgaaaagaaaagggaattAAAAGGCATACATTATCCAGTACTCGacttttgagagaaaataatcaaatatatatatgtaacttcGTGTACTACCACTTTGCGAATAGATAAGGAACCTGGCTATAAGATTTGTCTTACCTTTATGGATTATTTCAGCACGGTAGTTTTCCCATCCTATATCTATacataattataactatagaGTAATGTAAAATAAGATAACAACGATGAAAATCATATTCCTCATATCCTCGAGAAAGTTGCATGATCACTTGACAAATCGAACGGGCTGATCCAATTAGAAATCATTGGATTTGGGTCTTGTGCTTCGGGTCCGAGCCCTGGCAGTTGTGCTGCTTCAAAGTTATGATTCAACATCATTTGAGAACTCGACCACACTACTTCTTGATCAGAGGCTATAATGTCTTGATCTCCTGGCAACGGTGGCAACCCATAACTGCTTGTGTTATACATCATAGATTGTTCAGTTCTATCAGCTTGATCATGCTTCTGAATGGAGGAGGCTGATCCACAAAAGTACATCTGGTTATTGGCACTTGGAAAACTTTCCACAGAAAGTTCATGAGAAAGAGTAAGCTGGCATTCAAAGAAACCATTTTCTTCCACTAATTGAGTGCCCGAGCTCATATCAGTGTTTGATATACTCAAAGACTCCAATCTTGAATCGAAATCACTAGGAAATTCCGGCAACTCAAACCCTGTCTTGGAATCCGGCTTTTGATTTAAAAACTTTGCATAAACAAGTGCAAGGTCAATATGTGAACCGTCGTTCATCAGTGACGAGCTAGTGGACTCAACCAATAAGGAATTCCCCATTAATGGACCATGTGGGAGATTCCCATTAGACAAACTTCTTGACTGGACACCTTCAGTACTGGATAACCTTAAGGACTTCCCCCTTCTGTTTTTCCGGCAGCCGCCACCGACGGGTACATTCCTGAGGGATCCACCTTTAGTCCAATACCTTCTACAGCCCTTGCAAAAGTACCTTGGTTGTGTCAAGCTGTAGTTGTTGTAGTAGCAAAATTTTGTGTTGCAAGAACCACACCGTGGACAATTTGGAGATATATGATCAACTTTTGGTTTCCATCCGCTCTCCATCATGACCAACTGCCTCAGACTGCATATGCTTCATGaaaagccctctctctctctctctctctctctctctctctctctctctgtgactgggaggagagaggggggggggggggggagatcaGTTGGAGAGAATGCTCTTGTGACAACTGAGATATATGATGGGGGTATTGGGAACGTTTATGCAGCCCAATGCACACGAGTGAAAGGGGTTTGCGTCTGTTGATCAAGGACACAAGGTTGTATTGGGGAATGGCTTGGAAATGCGTATATTTGCACCCCATGCACATGAAAGTGCATGACAAGTTGGGATTTTCTGGCGCCGTTGAGGACAACAGATGGTGTAATATCACGGCCCCCGCCGTAGGCTGATAAGAGGTGTCGGTGATTTGCCACAGCGATAATGGCGGGGATATTGAGGGTCATAAGGGAAGCAATAGCCTCGAGACTCTCATTTTAAGTTTCTTCCAATGGCAGACATTTGAGAATAAATTAAGCACCATCGCTTGATATGGTTCCCCTTAATTGGTTCTTGATTTCCACCCTCCAATCCCTgagattttactattttacgTCCTCCCTACGGAAAATGAGTTTCCATGTTGTAGAATTCCTTAAAATTCTAACTTATCTTTACATAATAGCTCACTTCTCCATCGATCAATCTcttttttccaaacaattttGTGTGTTAATACTTATCCGTAGAAAAATCCAATGAGCTATCGGAGTTCCTGATTAGTCATGATCGTAAGCTGTCGCATCAATGTGAGgcttttattataaaaactaccctatgtattttttttatttggattaaaTGTGCTGATGCTAGATGGAGCATGAATTTTTACAACTTCTGGGTATCAAGTcgttgcattttttattttcctgcatacattttttcttctgtCTTCAATATCTTCCTTGTGTTAGATTATTTCATGATACGACGGAGGACCGAGGAGAAAGGTGTTCTCTGTTTTCATTTATGGCCGACATTTTATTGCGCGCAAGGCACGTTCACAAGTTCCTCAAGGAGGAATGTCTCATTAGTCGGTTGTTAAATTCGTAACGAACAGTCTCTCGGATCATGGGCTTCTTGGATCATGCAACTTGTATTTTACGATGTGAATAccatgattatatgagatggtGAGCAACTCAATCTGTTCTTCAGGACAGAGAGCAAGTCAATCAATCGCGAAGAAAGccgatatatattttttgaaaaaaaatatttataactgtaaatTATACAATCAccacataatcattttaaaaaaaataaataaaacataagacccacattaaaaaaattaattttttaataatcgaccactcttttttaaaacaatcaattATACGACATTTACGCACTtctcaattatatttaaaatctctcttattttttacacaGCACAAAAGATATTCTCTATCATTTGCAATAATGACGACATTAATTATTTACTCTTTTAAGAAATATAGAAGGGAGGGgggaatttatttatttaattttgatactTCCCCCAGAACACGATCACGAGCACTACGTTTTCTTGCAGAGAGGCCAAagtaaaattcaataaaacaagACCAACACAAGTCCACAAATTCGGGGATGTGGCCAAACCATTCACTCTAATTAAATTCGGCAACCTATCCCCGATCCTTCACGAACTAAGGCTCATGAGTCAATAAACTGACTTCTGCGTTAATCACATCGAACGAAGAGTGATGAGGTTTTCTATATACATCGAGTTAATGATAGCAATGTTAATTTCTACAATCTCAATACAACAAACATCTACGAAATACACCCGTTTCAAGTAGACAAATTTGTCAACTAGTACCTCCACCTTTCTTGTCAAAAGCCATATCTTCAGCTGTAGACAAAATACATGAAAAGCTTTTcccattgaaaatatgatgattCGGAGGCAATTTAATGAATATTAAGATGAAAGAATACATGTATATGGTACATTACTGAGACAAAATTTAGCAGACTAGACATGATCGAAAGAACATCAATGACTGTTGGGGCAATGACTTCATACATACTCGGACCAGTAGTTTCCAGGTCTGAAGTATACCCACAACAGGTAAGACCTCATCTTTTGATTCCTCTACCGTGTGCTATAGCTGACCCAACCTTTCCTGTTGAACCACAAAAGCCACCAATTTAAGCATCAGAATGACAGTTATATACtactcataaaagaaaataaagtccCTTCATAGCTCAGATATTTTAGGGCTACAGCAGCTTGAAATTCCATTCATTGATGCGAGGACTCCAAGAATATAAAGGTGCTGCATTGGCATGGGCCATTTAAACTCATATGTTGATGGTTATTGCTTTGGAAGCTATGGAATGCGTGGAGGGAATGGGATAGTGAGGAATGGGAAGGGCACGTTGTGATGGCTTTCTCACACTTTTATGGAGGGAGGGGACAGACAAACTCAAAGGCAGAGGTGAGAGGGCTCTTGGATGGTTTAATGTTGTGCAGGCAGCAGGGCTTGTTATCCATAGAGGTGGAATTAGATTCCAGGGTGGTAGTAGATTAGCTAAATGGACAAGGTTGTATCCCATGGTTTCTTCGGGACCTATGGGACCAAGTCACTATAGTCAGAACATTTTGTGATATCCTCATCAGCCATGTCTTTTGAGAAGTGAACCAAGTGGCGAATTACTTGGCTAAGTTGGGAGCGAGTGACGTATCACGAGACTGCAATCAATGGAATGAGTTGCCAAGAGAGGTACGAGGAGCCTTTCCAGTCAGCAGAACGAGAATTCCTTACATGCATTGTAAACAAATTTTGCTTTTGGAATAGATCAAAGAGGATATAGGTTTTTGCACACCTTGGTTTTGGGCTTTGACAATATTTTTGTATCCCCCAAGGTGTTCTGATGTAACCATGGTTTTCTACCACCATAAGtgaggattttatttttttgatcagAAAAACCATAAGTGAggatttttaaatgaaaaagatgTCTAGATGTGGGTCAAGGCTTTTCAAGGCCAATGAGGTGAAAAAAAGAATGACAGTAACATACTGCCAAAGAAACCAAAACATGTAATGTTAATGGGCATAAGacagaaaatacaaaaaggCTAATTCATACtccaataaaaaatgcaatagaCTAGAAATGACGGTGGAAATGGTCCTGTGGCATGACACcagaaaattaggaaaaaagggaaactaatattcataattttttgggTGACAGAAAACTTCCAACCTTGGCTTCCTCTTGTAATTATCAACCAAAGATAATGACTCAAACAAAGAATACATAACTAGGAGAACAGACCTAAAGTATGTATAAATAAAGTTATTGTTTAACACAGGAACTATATTATTCTTAtatcttttttgttgttttaataGGTAAGCAAGAACATTTATTGATAGCAATAGTTATAGCCCATGTACACGGGTTGTAAAAAGAGAAACACCTAAGCATGATTAACATTTAATACTTGTATCTTTTTTGTTGCTGACGAGAAATGAACACTTCCATGGTAGAAGAAAGCCAAAAGATGGGAAGCATGAATCATTGAAATAAAACCATATACCTGAAGCATCTGCATTAGTTTAGGATGCTGTTCCAGAAGCTGGCAAAGTTTATCCCGATCGCTTAATAAAGACTGCCATGAAAGGGGATTAACAATGATTAGAATGAACAAAAGCAATACTAATAACTACATATGTAGAATTCTTTCCCATggattattcataaaaataccTGAATAGCTTCTGGAGATTTGAAGTACTCATGTAATGACATTCCTGGATCTTGTAGCTGGTGGATTGCAACATCCCCCTGCTCATGTAAAACTGGCTGTTGAACAAGTTCCACTTGCtgttgtgcatgtgaaaatTCCTGCTGTTGAGATTGATAATAGGAATTGATGGGAGACATTTGTGAATGTTTCAGCATCTGCAGTGGATGCACTTGCATGTGAATTTGATTTTGCAAAGGCACTCCTTGTTCTAACTGCTGTGAAGCTTGAATCGATGGCCTAGGATGCTGAGGTGGCTGTGGAGGACGTGGAAGCTGAGGGGGTTGTAATGGCTGCAACTGGGCTATGGAATGTAATGTTGGAATCGACGGCTGAGGGATGGCGAGACTCTGCAAGATACTTGGTGGATTCTCACCGAGCTGCTGACTTGCTGTGCTTCCATAAAGAGTGATGGGGATCGAAGCTGGTCGACTGAAACTTGAGGATGGCATCAAGGGAGGTGGTAGATAAGATGTTCCAACACTTGTTGGATTGTACAGTGAGGATGGTGAGGTAGAAGTTTTAGTAGACCCTAAATTAAAGGGGCTAGATGAATATGGAGGTGGTGTAGGAGGAAGTGGTGGAGGCGGCCTAGCAGATCTGGGAGAAGGGATGGACGTCCTTGAATACTTGGAATCTGGCATGGGAAGGGAAGATACAAATGTTGCTGAACTGTTGTTAAAGGTGGATAGGTAATCTGACTGAacctgaaaagaagaaaaagacatGTAATTACATAAATGCAGATTAAGAAAAAAGCAGTAGACAGCAATGCTGCTGCAAAATTTGTGAATGAGGGGCGGAAATTCTCTTACTTGGAAGGCTCCAGGAAGTGACTGCTGTACATCCATTACAGGGTTAATAAATGGCGATGATTGAATAGGAAGTACATCAGAAGTCTGAGATATAACAGGCAAGATTGTTGGAGGTGGCGGCATTGGAGGTAAAGGAGGTTGATTTGGAGGAAATCTCTGGTCATAAAGTCCTTGAGATCCCATAGCCCCAGGCACATTAAAAGGAATTTGTGGATTGTTATTTGCATAAATCTTTTGTGGAGTCATCCTAGACTCCACTGGCAATTGCAAAGATGATGCTGACGAACCACTGTAAACAGAGGCAGGAAAACCAGAACTACCTGTTGCTGCTGCAGAATCAAACCTGCCTGAGATCTTAACTGGAAAAACATTTTTTGTCTCATCGGACTGCTCAAAATACTTCTTATCTGAAGAAACACTTGGTTCTCGAGTCAATCGCATTTCAGGACGCGAGACTGACATAAGTGAAGAAAACTCACTTTGGGCATTTTCATCAACATTAGATGCTATTGTAGTACTCAGGTGAGAAAATTGGCTATTTTCATTGACATCACTCTCT
Encoded proteins:
- the LOC121268109 gene encoding dof zinc finger protein DOF3.5 — protein: MMESGWKPKVDHISPNCPRCGSCNTKFCYYNNYSLTQPRYFCKGCRRYWTKGGSLRNVPVGGGCRKNRRGKSLRLSSTEGVQSRSLSNGNLPHGPLMGNSLLVESTSSSLMNDGSHIDLALVYAKFLNQKPDSKTGFELPEFPSDFDSRLESLSISNTDMSSGTQLVEENGFFECQLTLSHELSVESFPSANNQMYFCGSASSIQKHDQADRTEQSMMYNTSSYGLPPLPGDQDIIASDQEVVWSSSQMMLNHNFEAAQLPGLGPEAQDPNPMISNWISPFDLSSDHATFSRI